The Coffea eugenioides isolate CCC68of chromosome 8, Ceug_1.0, whole genome shotgun sequence genome has a segment encoding these proteins:
- the LOC113779783 gene encoding exocyst complex component EXO70A1: protein MVDKGIEHLVSARKSLKLSLEKSKALGLSLEKIGPRLDEINQRLPSLEAAVRPIRAQKDALAAVGGHINRAVVPATAVLKVFDAIHGLEKSLSDPQSDLPGYLGVLKRLEEALMFLGENCGMAIQWLADIVEYLEDHKVADSRFISNLKKALEHLRELQMNEERGCLDGGLLEAALDRLEIEFRRLLTENSVPLPMSSSPLPGEQACIAPSPLPVAVIQKLQAILGRLIANNRLDKCISIYIEVRSSNVRASLQALNLDYLEISVSEFNDVLSIEGHIAQWGKHLEFAVKHLFEAEYKLCNDVFERLGLDVWMSCFAKIAAQAGILAFLQFGKTVTESKKDPIKLLKLLDIFASLNKLRLDFNRLFGGGACAEIQNLTRDLIRRVIEGACEIFWELSVQVELQRQVPPPPDGSVPKLVIFIADYCNKLLGDDYKSILTQVLVIERSWKHEKFQERLLIGELLSLMRSVELNLDKWSKAYEDAVLSSIFLMNNHWHLYKHLKGTKLGSLLGDSWLREHEQYKEYYSAIFLRESWGKLPSLLSREGLILFSGGRATARDLVKKRLKAFNEAFDDMYKKQSNWVILDKDLREKTCQVIVQAIVPVYRSYMQNYGPLVEQDASASKYAKYTAQSLEKMLNSLFQPKPVKYGSFKVRQSSGKFNNGVTDHSTSPVAK, encoded by the coding sequence ATGGTGGATAAAGGGATTGAACATTTGGTATCTGCAAGAAAATCACTGAAGCTCAGTTTAGAGAAATCTAAAGCATTAGGTTTATCTCTTGAGAAAATTGGACCTAGATTAGATGAGATTAATCAGAGATTACCATCATTAGAAGCTGCAGTTAGACCAATTCGGGCACAGAAGGATGCTCTTGCTGCTGTTGGAGGTCATATAAATCGAGCTGTGGTCCCTGCCACTGCTGTTCTTAAGGTTTTTGATGCCATCCATGGCCTGGAAAAGTCCTTGTCTGATCCCCAATCAGATCTTCCTGGGTACCTTGGTGTCCTGAAGAGACTTGAGGAGGCATTGATGTTTTTGGGGGAAAACTGCGGCATGGCAATTCAGTGGTTGGCTGATATTGTGGAGTATTTAGAGGATCATAAGGTTGCAGATAGTAGGTTCATTTCAAATTTGAAGAAGGCACTGGAGCATCTTAGGGAGTTGCAGATGAATGAGGAAAGGGGTTGTCTTGATGGAGGGCTGCTTGAGGCTGCTTTGGACAGGTTAGAGATTGAATTTCGGCGGCTTTTGACAGAGAACAGTGTGCCGTTGCCTATGTCTTCATCTCCTTTGCCTGGAGAACAAGCCTGCATTGCACCATCTCCGCTGCCAGTTGCTGTCATTCAAAAATTGCAGGCTATCCTTGGTAGGTTAATTGCCAATAATAGACTTGATAAATGCATCTCTATTTATATTGAAGTTCGTAGCTCAAATGTTCGGGCAAGTTTGCAGGCACTTAATTTGGATTACCTTGAGATATCTGTCTCTGAGTTCAATGATGTGTTAAGTATAGAAGGCCACATAGCTCAATGGGGAAAGCATTTGGAGTTTGCTGTGAAGCACCTGTTCGAGGCAGAGTATAAACTTTGTAACGATGTGTTTGAAAGATTAGGTTTGGATGTTTGGATGAGCTGCTTTGCAAAAATTGCTGCCCAAGCAGGTATCCTTGCATTCCTTCAATTTGGGAAAACTGTTACAGAGAGTAAAAAAGATCCAATTAAGCTGTTAAAGCTGTTGGATATCTTTGCATCTTTGAACAAGTTAAGATTAGATTTTAACCGGCTCTTTGGTGGAGGAGCCTGTGCTGAAATCCAAAATCTGACAAGGGATCTCATCAGGAGGGTGATAGAAGGGGCTTGTGAAATCTTTTGGGAGCTTTCAGTTCAGGTTGAATTGCAGAGGCAAGTGCCACCTCCTCCAGATGGCAGTGTCCCAAAGTTGGTTATCTTTATTGCTGATTATTGCAACAAGTTGCTTGGAGATGACTACAAGTCAATTCTGACTCAAGTTCTGGTGATTGAAAGAAGTTGGAAGCATGAGAAATTCCAGGAGAGGCTTCTCATTGGGGAGTTGTTGAGTTTAATGAGATCTGTTGAGCTGAATCTGGATAAGTGGTCAAAAGCTTATGAGGACGCTGTTTTGTCAAGCATCTTCTTAATGAATAATCACTGGCATTTGTACAAGCACCTTAAAGGTACAAAGCTGGGGAGTCTACTGGGAGATTCTTGGTTAAGAGAACATGAACAATATAAGGAGTACTATTCTGCTATATTTTTGAGAGAGAGCTGGGGAAAACTTCCTTCTTTGTTAAGTAGGGAAGGTCTCATTTTGTTTTCTGGTGGACGTGCTACTGCTCGTGACCTGGTCAAGAAAAGATTGAAAGCTTTCAATGAAGCCTTCGATGACATGTATAAGAAGCAGTCCAACTGGGTTATATTGGACAAAGATTTGCGAGAGAAGACGTGCCAAGTTATAGTTCAGGCAATTGTGCCTGTTTATCGTAGCTACATGCAGAACTATGGCCCTTTGGTTGAGCAAGATGCAAGTGCGAGCAAATATGCCAAGTACACTGCTCAATCTTTGGAGAAAATGCTCAATTCTCTGTTTCAGCCAAAGCCTGTGAAGTATGGGAGTTTCAAAGTTAGGCAATCTAGTGGGAAATTCAACAATGGGGTGACAGATCATAGCACTTCTCCTGTGGCAAAATAA